A DNA window from Impatiens glandulifera chromosome 7, dImpGla2.1, whole genome shotgun sequence contains the following coding sequences:
- the LOC124945933 gene encoding probable tyrosine-protein phosphatase DSP4 isoform X1 has protein sequence MIMKTEGGGGDGDMCRTIEIAVIEPPSPSTMKMVTANSFSDDLDAGEELFIPPLNFSMVDNGIFRSGFPETANFSFLESIGLRSIIYLCPEPYPDANMEFVKANGIQLFQFGIEGCKEPFVNIPDNTIREALKVLLDVNNHPVLIHCKRGKHRTGCLVGCLRKLQLWCLSSIFDEYQRFAAAKARVSDQRFMELFDVSTFKHLPLTFACSNSKRIGVRHLHPQLDSSCPEFPK, from the exons ATGATTATGAAAACAGAGGGCGGTGGCGGCGACGGCGATATGTGCAGGACAATCGAGATCGCAGTAATCGAGCCGCCGTCACCATCGACGATGAAGATGGTGACGGCTAATTCTTTCTCCGACGATCTCGACGCCGGAGAAGAACTGTTTATTCCTCCACTGAACTTTTCGATGGTGGATAACGGCATTTTCAGGTCTGGATTCCCGGAAACGGCTAATTTTAGCTTTTTGGAATCCATAGGGCTTCGGTCCATCAT ATATCTATGTCCAGAACCTTATCCAGATGCGAACATGGAGTTTGTGAAGGCTAATGGAATTCAATTGTTTCAATTTGGAATTGAAGGCTGTAAG GAACCATTCGTAAATATCCCGGATAATACCATTCGTGAAGCACTGAAAGTATTACttg ATGTCAATAATCATCCAGTTTTGATCCATTGCAAAAGGGGAAAG CATAGAACTGGTTGTCTGGTGGGATGCTTGAGAAAATTGCAGCTATGGTGTTTATCTTCGATATTTGACGAATATCAGCGATTTGCAGCTGCGAAAGCTAGAGTTTCTGATCAGAGGTTCATGGAATTGTTTGATGTCTCAACTTTCAAACATCTTCCTTTGACATTTGCATGTTCTAACTCTAAGAG GATTGGAGTTCGTCATCTCCATCCGCAACTGGATTCGTCTTGCCCGGAATTtccaaaataa
- the LOC124945933 gene encoding probable tyrosine-protein phosphatase DSP4 isoform X2 yields the protein MIMKTEGGGGDGDMCRTIEIAVIEPPSPSTMKMVTANSFSDDLDAGEELFIPPLNFSMVDNGIFRSGFPETANFSFLESIGLRSIIYLCPEPYPDANMEFVKANGIQLFQFGIEGCKEPFVNIPDNTIREALKVLLDVNNHPVLIHCKRGKHRTGCLVGCLRKLQLWCLSSIFDEYQRFAAAKARVSDQRFMELFDVSTFKHLPLTFACSNSKSEDILFFEEVIIA from the exons ATGATTATGAAAACAGAGGGCGGTGGCGGCGACGGCGATATGTGCAGGACAATCGAGATCGCAGTAATCGAGCCGCCGTCACCATCGACGATGAAGATGGTGACGGCTAATTCTTTCTCCGACGATCTCGACGCCGGAGAAGAACTGTTTATTCCTCCACTGAACTTTTCGATGGTGGATAACGGCATTTTCAGGTCTGGATTCCCGGAAACGGCTAATTTTAGCTTTTTGGAATCCATAGGGCTTCGGTCCATCAT ATATCTATGTCCAGAACCTTATCCAGATGCGAACATGGAGTTTGTGAAGGCTAATGGAATTCAATTGTTTCAATTTGGAATTGAAGGCTGTAAG GAACCATTCGTAAATATCCCGGATAATACCATTCGTGAAGCACTGAAAGTATTACttg ATGTCAATAATCATCCAGTTTTGATCCATTGCAAAAGGGGAAAG CATAGAACTGGTTGTCTGGTGGGATGCTTGAGAAAATTGCAGCTATGGTGTTTATCTTCGATATTTGACGAATATCAGCGATTTGCAGCTGCGAAAGCTAGAGTTTCTGATCAGAGGTTCATGGAATTGTTTGATGTCTCAACTTTCAAACATCTTCCTTTGACATTTGCATGTTCTAACTCTAAGAG TGAAGATATATTGTTCTTTGAGGAAGTGATCATagcatga